The Choristoneura fumiferana chromosome Z, NRCan_CFum_1, whole genome shotgun sequence DNA window ACCGAGAGCTTTCCGAGTTGAACTTCGTAATTCATGTACCGCCCCAGAAACATTATATGTAGAAGTATGTATATATGGCTGAGGCTGAATACCGAGAGCTTTCTGAGTTGAACTTCGTAATTCATGCACCGCCCCAGAAACATTATATGTAGAAGTATGTATATATGGCTGAGGCTGAATACCGAGAGCTTTCTGAGTTGAACTTCGTAATTCATGTACCGCCccagaaacatacaaacaaattaGTTCATggattgaaaaattaaaatgaaaaaatgattACCTTTCCCAAACctgataatttttaaatgttattataagtaGGGTTAGCGCATTATTTTATTCTCttctttaattctttttttttaaagtttgtaaTAAACAAGAATGTTTGgaattgtaattatttaagtttatgTTTGTATCTGTGTTACTTCATAGTTTTGTAAGTGGTTAATTACAAAGGTTTTGTATTGCATTTATCTgacatttttgatatttatttgtcattctaattttattgctaatatattttctaactacaattaggtttaaaaaaaagttggtaagtctgtttgtttgtttgttacttcatccggtctaaaccgatttagacgaaatttggtacacatatagtttgagtcccggagaaggacataggatagtttttatcccagaaaattgcatagttcccgcgggattgcgGTAAACGAACTctgcgcggacagagtcgcgggtaacggctagttttgattatatttttactatGTAATTTCATAACCACtagttatttacttaaaaaagtgctgcttgaaattttttttatatcctactggatggaaaacgagcaagtgggtctcctgatggtaagagatcgccaccgcccataaacttctgcaataccagggcaaccaggggtattgcagatgcgttgccgtcctagaggcctaagatgggatacctcaagtgccagtaacttcaccggctgtcttactctccacgccgaaacacaacagtgcaagcactgctgcttcacggcaggattagcgagcaagatggtggtagcaatccgggcggaccttgcacgaggtcctactACCTGCTGCAATTAGCATTCACTGCAAAGTAACACCAGATTATGCATAGCCTCCAGATTTTATCGTGTACAGTCTTTACCACAGTTGATTAGGTTGTACTCCAAAATGACGGCTAGTGAACTTTAGCGCCAGtttcttaattaatttcattgagTGGCTGTAGTGCCTTATAAGTTTCAAAGTAAAATTTCTTCCTGATTAGTAGACGTCGTTTAGAGGAAAATACATAACTAGGTTACCCTCGACTATGTACGTCTGCCCAGAATTCGTTACCTCTTTACGTTTAAATCGCTGAAATTAAGTTTAGTACGGAGATACATACTTTGAAATCCTGAGAAGGACATAAATAGATCAGTAGCATCTTTGAtctaattttacaatttaaaggtCTGTTTTATCAAATGACCGCTTGGCAAGGGAAGCAAAGAAATGCCActtttaggtacctacccatTCGATTAATCAAACGTCGTATCAACATGGTTTTGCTCGTGGGCAGCGCACCGCTGAGGTTTCAGGCCATTGTCCAGCAGCAAATGAAGTTTAATAGTGATAAATTGACGTGGTGTATAAATAAGTGGTCGCGTGACCACAGGTTACTAAGTTATGAAGTGGAAGCCACGCCTCCCGCCTCGTGATTCAGTAATCTCGAACCCATTACTGACTATTACAAAAATACCAAACGTTAAAAGTAATCTActggttatttattttgtacttttccTTTTATTAccaattaaactttttttattccaatGAGCTTCAACTTAATTTGTTGTTGGAAATCAACAGGCTGTATATACCTGTAGTGGTTTAGAAAGCACGCAGATCGTTGATAACGTTAGTAAATATGCCTATTTTCAAAGTGATCCAGGTAAACAAATCATTGAACTCTTTAATACCTAAGTATTAATCAAGTAACTAACCAGTAATAATCATGAATGGATAGCGAACTGAAGTAAATAACAAGGTTAAAGAATTCTGCTGCttttgctaaaagtggctccgaagcggtaacgttccgtgtgctctacctaccccatttgggaatacaggcgtgatgtttgtgtgtgtgtgtgtgtgtgtgtgtgtgtgtgtgtgtgtgatctGTAAGAATTCTGATATTCTTGTGCAAATTCTGATGTGTGGTTTATGTTCCAGTTCGTTTTACCTACAGGCAGTACTACCATAATGTAGAGTGGAATAGAATTATCCCAGGTGCTCAGAACTTCGATACTTAGATTGCAATCACCTTGTTTTTTGTACTTAAAGTATAAATAAGTCCTGCCATGAAAGTTATCATTCACAGTAGGACAATTTAATGAACCTACAAATTCCGTTCTTCTTTTACCAAGTGTAAAGCCTTTAGAGTAAAGCAATTTGTATTGCTACTTTGATAAGTTACGGTGTACCGTAACTACCTGCATACAGCTTTAGGACGAGATTAAGTCTGAACTGTATCCTCAGAAACAACTTCAATTTAGAAGTACCTTTGGCTTTCCCATTTTATCTTTACAAACTTGAATCGTTTCGAACTCGAATGGTTCTACGGGAGTATTTAATTCGTTGAACTTCTGCAAGATTTTCTGATAAGTTTACTTGCTGTCTGTTCTTTAGTTTTTACGGCTTCGGTACTATCAGTATTGGAACTTACGCTTTTCAGTACCCAGAACGCAGTCTCGGAATATAAAAAGCTTTATTGTCTCCATGTAACGACAATTTCACAATATCTAGGTAAGCTGTGGTATAATAATTTTCATGGTAATATAGAACGACCTGAAATCTTTCGAGCAACTTACACTATACTCGTATTTACGAAATCCTTTATAATATCTTGTACTCAGCAGTTTACTTTGTTCTCGCCGTGTGTCAATTACATATGTAATACGCTAtggtaggtatataagttccatgaaaataaacataggtacagtcaagggcaaagatatcgacacggccaaagttgcaaaaatatgtacacacggtcttaatgttaagtgcataaagtcgtgtatacatatttttttaactgtggtcgtgtcgatatctttgcccttgactgtaccagtcTGGAATTTTGTAACCAACTTGCCTGGTTATTACTTGCGAAAATTGTACATTGATTTTATGAGATCATCTCTGGGCTAATGTCTGATATTGTTTGCAGCACAACACGATACCTACTATCTTTGTTTATATTTGAATCAAAGTGGTATTACAGCAAAACCTAAAACGAGGTTATGTGGGTGCCAGCCAAGATCGCAAGGCAAAACTTGGACTGAGCATGCCACGCCTTCCGTATAAAACGATGAGCAAAAATCGTTACGTAATGGATTCCGGGGAATGGTGATCGGAACAGGCAAACCGAAAAGACTTAGACGCTTTTCTCAATACATTTTCGTCTACAGAGATGAATGGTGTTCCCACCATAAACGAACGAAACGAAGCATTGGAGGCCTTTTTCCAGTAGAGAGATAATTATAGTctgttaaagaaaaaataaataaacctgaGAGTAATAGTTACAGGCTATGACAACGACGATTCTGAACTTTCTTGTAATTATTCCGGTGTCCGGTCCCTTGCTCTTAAACTCGGGAAAAGACTTATTTAATGTAGCTAGTCTCGTCTTGTATATGGATATCATAACCAAAACTTGGGGTCGTGTCTAATTTGACAGCTAGTTGAGAGCGCCCACAAGTCCCATAGCTAGCTTTGTGTGTTCaacaaaacatttgttttagTAATGCGTTGCTGGTGACTCGTCTCCGAACAATTTCGCGGCGCACTCTCGGGCGGCTTTATACTTATGGCTTTAATTTAAACTTGGTTGAGTAGACTTTAGACCACACACGCACATACAGTAAAAACTTTTTGCCATTCTTAATGTATAAGTGTTATAATGGCGGTTTCTGTTACCTTTTGTTTACTAAAGTGAGGTCGTATTTATGAATAATAAGACTAGACTAGACATGACGACTGAACGAGCGTAGGTAGATGTTTAAGGGTGAAGTGaatttaaaaggtaaatatGCAAATCAAATTCTTTAGTGTTTGAGTGTTCTTGTttcattaagtacttatttataactATTAACTTCCTCTAATAGTTCCACTCTTAGACACTAATACACTATTAGATGACCGGAGACTTTTTGTTATCTACGATAAATGGAAAATCTTTACGATCAAAGCATACACACAATTATGACCATTTTGGAATaggtacatttaattaaaacaaaagcttGAATTTAAAGTGAAAAGGATTCATAACCATCATTTATTTCCAATAAATTGTGGTATTAAGCTCGTAGGGGCTTGATCCTTGTTCTGAAGTAATTGCAGTGTTGGCCAATAAGTGACGAAGTTGGTTTTATAGCGAAGTTAAGTGAGGAAGTTTCTCGACCGGCGCCAATTGGACGGTTCCAGGAGCCGAGGCCGACGCGCGAGTCTCACATCTCTTGCCACAGAGTACATAAAATAGCTACTCTGCTGAGAAAAAAACATTGTCAACTGCGCAACGATAGGGCCACATACATACAAAGCACGCGCGATCCGGCGCACGCGTTAATGGCCTATGCTTATGATTTTCACTGGTCAAGTCAATTAGGTTTTTCTCGTAGATGATGACTCGCATTTACTTATCATAGCGCCTTATAACTATTGTCGTCGTCAACTCTTTATTTGTCCCACTGCGTGCAATGAATGCGCGTGATCGAACGGACATTGTAAAATAGTTGTAAAATAGTTGTAAGTATAATTCAATACATTTCAATTTACCAGTATCGATGTTTATTCGTACGAGATCATCACTGCATTTACCGCCAACTGAACTCGTCAGGCACTGAATAACTTAGCTAGCTTTCACATACTTATCAAGTGCAATTTTATGAGTTGATATCTCTGTTGAGATATTTATCTACTCTGTGCTTCGTTCTTTCTCATCATTCCCACCAATCTTAGGATTCGATATATTTAAAAAGTTCTTTTATTgacttttttatatgtataagcAGCGCATAATGGCTGAGTTTCGGTCGTATTTACTCGCAGTCACAAAATGAGGTTTTTGAGCCACTTGCCACTGTTCGTAATATTGACGAGTAATGCTAATCGTGTTGTCTACATTTTGTTGGCATAACTTCTGGATTGGTACGATTTACTACCATGTGTTCATATATCTTTCATCAATAAATATTCATTTCAACAACGATAGATAGTAGTTTGCATAAAAATTGTATGAATACAGTTATAGACTTTTTTGTTTTGGAGTTTGAGCAGGAAATTTTTAGCCGGCTGACTCCCGTAGgtaatctatattttttaaataacaaatttgcAATAGATGcttttaattcaataaatatgtAGACGGGTGCAGACCATTTTTAAACGTAGGTATCTTCTACTATTAGAAATTACCAAATATATACTAACCATAACAAATATTCGCTGAAAACGaatactaaattttaaattaaaagaggCGCCAACTCTAGTTGCTTTACTTCATTAtacttttttagggtcccgtagccaaaagtcaaaaacggaacccttatagtttcgccatgtctgtctgtctgtctgtctgtccgtccgcggctttgctcaggtactatcaatgctagaaagctgtaattttgaacgaatatatgtaaactatgccgaccaaatggtacaataaaaaattaaaaaaataatttttagagtacctcccgtagacgtaaatgggggtgattttttttcttatccaacaaGTGTGGGccaaccattaggggttgctaaaacgatttttctattcattgatttaattgcaaattattcaactttaaagtgcaaattttcattaaaatcgagcaaaaatttgaaaaaaaaatcagtatttgtaagtatatcaaacttacaaggaaaactataacggttaagttttcagaattattagtagttaaagtaaagttaaatagcagcctgaggtataaaatatacatattacctaaacttggaatattccgtacaaaaatattacttaatttcttcgtaaagctacggaaccctatttcgggcgagtcgacacgctcttggccggtttttttactacTCAGTTATTGCTCTTTTCAAGTACcataaattttttttgatttaacCTGTGTTTTCTCTCGCCGCTGTttgatagaataaaaaaaacagatatttATCACatcaaaatttgatttttttaatgttatttaataacaGAAACTTAACATAGATTGATGGAACATGCCCTTCGATAAATGCTACTTCGTGTGAAAACAGGCAGATGTCTTGGCGGTTGCACTTTTAGAAGCATCACGTCTTTACGTGTGCCCAACCCATAGGCGAGACGAAAGCGTCTCCCTCGTAGTTGCCGTGTACAGGTTTGTAATACGAGTAGTCCTGCTTGACCAAATAGCGGGGCACAACGTGCATTGCCGCTGCACGGTGCCAGAGTTTCACTGAAACAAAGGCGATTGTATTTGTGGTCTTGTTTGCTGACCTTAGTGTATCGACGGCAGGAACGTGATGCTTTAAGGACGTGAGGGAGTACCAGTTTCAATTTTCCGAtccaatttaaatattttaactaatcatAACAAAGTGAGAAGGTACTTAATCGAGGTGCGAGAGCTATCACTCTGCtaacaaaaaaacttgttgCCTGTTAAATAACATATAATTAACttactagattttgcccgcggctttagctctcgtggaattcggttatcgcgcggtgttNNNNNNNNNNNNNNNNNNNNNNNNNNNNNNNNNNNNNNNNNNNNNNNNNNNNNNNNNNNNNNNNNNNNNNNNNNNNNNNNNNNNNNNNNNNNNNNNNNNNNNNNNNNNNNNNNNNNNNNNNNNNNNNNNNNNNNNNNNNNNNNNNNNNNNNNNNNNNNNNNNNNNNNNNNNNNNNNNNNNNNNNNNNNNNNNNNNNNNNNNNNNNNNNNNNNNNNNNNNNNNNNNNNNNNNNNNNNNNNNNNNNNNNNNNNNNNNNNNNNNNNNNNNNNNNNNNNNNNNNNNNNNNNNNNNNNNNNNNNNNNNNNNNNNNNNNNNNNNNNNNNNNNNNNNNNNNNNNNNNNNNNNNNNNNNNNNNNNNNNNNNNNNNNNNNNNNNNNNNNNNNNNNNNNNNNNNNNNNNNNNNNNNNNNNNNNNNNNNNNNNNNNNNNNNNNNNNNNNNNNNNNNNNNNNNNNNNNNNNNNNNNNNNNNNNNNNNNNNNNNNNNNNNNNNNNNNNNNNNNNNNNNNNNNNNNNNNNNNNNNNNNNNNNNNNNNNNNNNNNNNNNNNNNNNNTTAAAATCAGTTAagctgttttgagatattgaacattgaactgacaatgtcggggtttctTAACCTTTCTAAGCGTAAGgttatgttattatttatctaaaagttctgtttcaccacctattgattaattttattcgacggatcagtgataccgtctccgtctattgcaacaaaacaacagagacggcatcgcattatCCGTGAAAATTTTTAtattggatggtgaaacagagggtAAGTCTACGTATCCTANNNNNNNNNNNNNNNNNNNNNNNNNNNNNNNNNNNNNNNNNNNNNNNNNNNNNNNNNNNNNNNNNNNNNNNNNNNNNNNNNNNNNNNNNNNNNNNNNNNNACATTTTTAGCTtcatcgctatatgtcacgtgaccagatttgacgctggaaacgagcgtcgagcgattagCATGGGGCCGCGGCCCCAAACATCAAACGGACTTCacggtactaacgccatctagcgggttctctatcgttttcATTtcccataaagtaatttatttctgaaatagtaatttcgacagagttaatattaaactaatctaaacctaacctactgcattctatatgatgacattttaaaaaatcctgaaaacagcacggtcctatatattttatggcaagtaaaattcggccaagtaaaggtaaacgcatCTAGCAATATAtatcgcctctgtgaaaacccaaATCCGGTGAGACCGTTATTGTGTCTCCCCGTCTCACCGCTTGTACTTGGCGTGCTGGCGGGGCCCCCCCTCGGCGACCACGACGCAGCAGCCGCGGTGCAGCACGACGCAGCCGGTCATGTGCAGCTGCATCGCGTTGACCTCGACCTTGAACTTGGCCGACGCGCACTCGAACAGGTCGCGCACTCTGGAAGGACAGtcaactaaataaatatcacaagaCACTTCTTGAcaccacagagtacatatataacagagacacctagtacagcaaatggtatcaccctaatactggctattcagcTGGCTATTTTTCATTCCTTCgatttccaatagatggcagtGAGTACACTATTATGCCGtcgtgagacactaaggatacggtacactgacaacaacaagctcaccaactgagcctagacgactagtACGCATGTATGATCTTttatttacgtcattagaagagaatggcatgtttctctcaaatagtttcgacgatgaaaagcaagcgcggggcaagcccagcaagcgcattccgcttattcgccatctagcgtcacaattgcaaacactacgaaagcctcatagctgaaatgtagccacatgtagcctttactttcgtattctcaatttattattttatggtttttcttatcttcaaattaaggagttgaattaaggttgatgtgaagttgtgttataaaatatgctagtctttattttaatctcaatatttctgcttaattcggcttattcacattttataatttacaaatgttcatagtagtgccatctattgctgtttttttgtattaaacatagcttgtagggattggtaggccatgctTGACACCAAGAGGGCTAacgttttttgtctcaccagATGGCACACTGTTgagtgaggtttttaagtgtggctttcaaagtctgttattacgggcgtgaaaactgAGTTTagcttaaaatcatatttaatacaccttaaaatcgtaccataaaaatatcgagcatgccacagtgttgcatagtctccgttttgttcggaaaaaaagggaggacaaaagtttccgatacacaaaactgtctcaaaacacagacattcattgccccgtagcgcataattgccataattaatttcaggtaatgcaaaatattcataaaattattctaattataaataaacccgcgtagctcacccaaaaactatgagatttgacatttcggagacctcacgctacactagcgcctctagcggcgaattcaaaCGCGGTAGCCCCCATTGACCTAGTTTCAAAGTATGCGAAGCTTGTATgtacgtaaactctttattggtttttggagtatcaacactccttcggaactaaccgctcaccgggacaagagatgtcgcttttatcttatcttaagcaatcaaattatgattggtatTTGGAATTTTCTTCTGTTCTTTTCTGACTGAGTTTACTGGTTATCGTACGTACCTGTATACTGCCACGTTAACACCCATCGTCGTATCTTCTCTTATTTTACGGTCGACCTggaattaaaacataaatagcttttaaaacattaaaaaaaccggccaagagcgaatcgggctcgcgcacgaagggttccgtaccattatctatacaacattagacattagcaaaaaaaaactgtaaaaaaaacaagattgttgtatgggaaccccccttaaatatttattttaattcaattatttattttcagtgattatacaactaaagattctgtgaatattataatatcaagcaaaaaacgaaaaaaacaatcacatttgttattatattatttagaacctgactacgaagcttgaggtcccgggttcgattcccgtgtcggggcagatatttgtatgaagaatacgaatgtttgttttctcgggtcttgggtgtttactatgtatttaagtatgtatctatctatataataatatttatccgttgcttagtacccatagcacaagctttgctaagcttactttgggactaggtcaattggtgtgaatggtcccgtgatatttatttatttaattattctatgggagctccccttaaagtatttattttNNNNNNNNNNNNNNNNNNNNNNNNNNNNNNNNNNNNNNNNNNNNNNNNNNNNNNNNNNNNNNNNNNNNNNNNNNNNNNNNNNNNNNNNNNNNNNNNNNNNNNNNNNNNNNNNNNNNNNNNNNNNNNNNNNNNNNNNNNNNNNNNNNNNNNNNNNNNNNNNNNNNNNNNNNNNNNNNNNNNNNNNNNNNNNNNNNNNNNNNNNNNNNNNNNNNNNNNNNNNNNNNNNNNNNNNNNNNNNNNNNNNNNNNNNNNNNNNNNNNNNNNNNNNNNNNNNNNNNNNNNNNNNNNNNNNNNNNNNNNNNNNNNNNNNNNNNNNNNNNNNNNNNNNNNNNNNNNNNNNNNNNNNNNNNNNNNNNNNNNNNNNNNNNNNNNNNNNNNNNNNNNNNNNNNNNNNNNNNNNNNNNNNNNNNNNNNNNNNNNNNNNNNNNNNNNNNNNNNNNNNNNNNNNNNNNNNNNNNNNNNNNNNNNNNNNNNNNNNNNNNNNNNNNNNNNNNNNNNNNNNNNNNNNNNNNNNNNNNNNNNNNNNNNNNNNNNNNNNNNNNNNNNNNNNNNNNNNNNNNNNNNNNNNNNNNNNNNNNNNNNNNNNNNNNNNNNNNNNNNNNNNNNNNNNNNNNNNNNNNNNNNNNNNNNNNNNNNNNNNNNNNNNNNNNNNNNNNNNNNNNNNNNNNNNNNNNNNNNNNNNNNNNNNNNNNNNNNNNNNNNNNNNNNNNNNNNNNNNNNNNNNNNNNNNNNNNNNNNNNNNNNNNNNNNNNNNNNNNNNNNNNNNNNNNNNNNNNNNNNNNNNNNNNN harbors:
- the LOC141439565 gene encoding U4/U6 small nuclear ribonucleoprotein Prp3-like, which codes for MGVNVAVYRVRDLFECASAKFKVEVNAMQLHMTGCVVLHRGCCVVVAEGGPRQHAKYKR